In a single window of the Deltaproteobacteria bacterium genome:
- a CDS encoding ferritin-like domain-containing protein, which yields MKFTDRLTVRFASMLASTPQGRAHILNLASDAEGSDEGRIFDAIEGLVTDDALKKVVQRHRDDELRHQKLFGDAAIRNGGTLHPAPPELRLLDRIDARTGGFLSKPITTERDAAMAYLVLLVIEERALNQFALLEQAFRPIDPESADVFVQISKDEARHLRYCHAVAKKYLPDDAQREAEIVRLRNLEAEAFRENQEAMMRYAFEHNLVPGGFTQAIWGFLGSVGRTIGGLPFTRFASEPLPALAPTGA from the coding sequence ATGAAGTTCACCGATCGCCTCACCGTCCGCTTCGCCAGCATGCTCGCCTCGACGCCCCAGGGCCGGGCGCACATCCTCAATCTGGCCTCCGACGCCGAGGGCTCCGACGAGGGCCGCATCTTCGACGCCATCGAGGGCCTGGTGACCGACGACGCGCTCAAGAAGGTGGTGCAGCGCCACCGCGACGATGAGCTGCGGCACCAGAAGCTCTTCGGCGACGCGGCCATCCGCAACGGCGGCACGCTGCACCCCGCGCCGCCCGAGCTGCGCCTGCTGGATCGCATCGACGCCCGGACCGGCGGCTTCTTGAGCAAGCCCATCACCACCGAGCGCGACGCGGCCATGGCGTACCTGGTGCTGCTGGTGATCGAGGAGCGCGCGCTGAACCAGTTCGCGCTGCTGGAGCAGGCGTTCCGGCCGATCGATCCCGAGTCGGCGGACGTGTTCGTGCAGATCTCCAAGGACGAGGCCCGCCACCTCCGCTACTGCCACGCCGTGGCCAAGAAGTACCTGCCCGACGACGCCCAGCGCGAGGCGGAGATCGTGCGGCTGCGCAACCTCGAGGCCGAGGCGTTCCGCGAGAACCAGGAGGCGATGATGCGATACGCCTTCGAGCACAACCTCGTTCCGGGCGGCTTCACCCAGGCGATCTGGGGCTTCCTGGGCAGCGTGGGCCGCACGATCGGCGGCTTGCCGTTCACCCGCTTCGCCTCCGAGCCGCTGCCCGCGCTCGCCCCCACCGGAGCCTGA
- a CDS encoding TetR/AcrR family transcriptional regulator: MEQAKRECILSEAVRAFTQFGFKKASVDEIAKRAGVAKGTIYLAAESKEDLFYQALRREVQAWTAEVSQVIDPAVPADQLIPLAAITSAQRLEHHPLVRDLLYGDCPLLLVSGWHDRIDGLRELGGANVREILRIGIKQKVFRDDIDIDEVASILQDVQLSTFIFHGHHADRAERFAKRGKSGVDLVLNGLKPRTHGHHHS; encoded by the coding sequence ATGGAGCAAGCCAAGCGCGAGTGCATCCTGTCCGAGGCGGTTCGGGCCTTCACCCAGTTCGGGTTCAAGAAGGCGTCCGTCGACGAGATCGCCAAGCGCGCGGGCGTGGCCAAGGGCACCATCTACCTGGCCGCCGAGTCCAAGGAAGACCTCTTCTACCAGGCGCTCCGCCGCGAGGTTCAGGCCTGGACCGCCGAGGTCTCGCAGGTGATCGACCCCGCCGTGCCGGCCGACCAGCTCATCCCGCTCGCGGCGATCACCTCCGCCCAGCGGCTCGAGCACCACCCGCTCGTGCGTGACCTGCTCTACGGCGACTGCCCGCTGCTCCTCGTCTCCGGCTGGCACGACCGCATCGACGGCCTGCGCGAGCTCGGCGGCGCCAACGTCCGCGAGATCTTGCGCATCGGCATCAAGCAGAAGGTCTTCCGCGACGACATCGACATCGACGAGGTCGCGAGCATCCTCCAGGACGTCCAGCTCTCCACCTTCATCTTCCACGGCCACCACGCCGACCGCGCTGAGCGCTTCGCGAAGCGCGGGAAGTCGGGCGTGGACCTGGTGCTGAACGGGCTCAAGCCCCGGACGCACGGCCACCACCACTCCTAG
- a CDS encoding PEGA domain-containing protein: protein MKLLWTLLSATALLAAVPGLARADALEDAKAHFKAGTDAYRKADYTTAIHEFDAAYQARPAGVLRYNIAQCYEKLGDIPSALRNYHLYLRETPNAEDKATVETAIANLEKRLQQKGVQQLVVYSEPSGATVSVDGVSHGASPMSVELAPGQHEVKVEAPGFAPDTRKVTIAADRSLELSVALHATADLTPRADAHPEEKHDGPAGGLNQNVSPEPHRVYTWVAAGVAAAAIAGGVVMGISAQNNANTLHDASKHSGVTSLGTLNTNAYNSAHTQQMVSNVCYGVGAVAGVAAVTLFFVEGSF from the coding sequence ATGAAGCTGCTCTGGACTCTGCTCTCCGCCACGGCGCTGCTCGCCGCCGTGCCCGGCCTCGCCCGCGCCGACGCGCTCGAGGACGCCAAGGCCCACTTCAAGGCTGGCACCGACGCGTACCGCAAGGCGGACTACACCACCGCCATCCACGAGTTCGACGCCGCGTACCAGGCCAGGCCGGCAGGCGTGCTCCGCTACAACATCGCCCAGTGCTACGAGAAGCTCGGCGACATCCCCAGCGCGCTGCGCAACTACCACCTCTATCTGCGCGAGACGCCCAACGCCGAGGACAAGGCCACCGTCGAGACGGCCATCGCGAACCTCGAGAAGCGCTTGCAGCAGAAGGGCGTGCAGCAGCTCGTCGTCTACTCCGAGCCCTCCGGCGCCACCGTGTCGGTGGACGGCGTGTCGCACGGGGCCTCGCCGATGTCGGTGGAGCTCGCGCCAGGCCAGCACGAAGTCAAAGTCGAGGCGCCGGGGTTCGCGCCCGACACGCGCAAGGTGACCATCGCCGCCGATCGCTCGCTGGAGCTCAGCGTGGCCCTGCACGCCACCGCCGACCTCACGCCGCGCGCCGATGCGCACCCGGAAGAGAAGCACGACGGCCCCGCTGGCGGGCTCAACCAGAACGTCAGCCCCGAGCCGCACCGCGTGTACACCTGGGTGGCCGCGGGCGTAGCGGCCGCGGCGATCGCCGGCGGCGTGGTCATGGGCATCAGCGCACAGAACAACGCGAACACCCTGCACGACGCCTCGAAGCACTCGGGCGTCACCAGCCTCGGGACGCTCAACACCAACGCCTACAACTCGGCCCATACCCAGCAGATGGTGTCCAACGTCTGCTACGGCGTGGGCGCCGTCGCCGGGGTCGCCGCGGTGACGCTCTTCTTCGTCGAGGGTTCGTTCTGA
- a CDS encoding GNAT family N-acetyltransferase — MRELETDRLLLRPLTPDDLPWIAELYADPEIGRWLGGTRTRAQAAESLDRMWNLFREQGFGLMAAVEKLTGQCIGRCGYLVQSVEGRQELELAWAIARERWGRGFATEAAAALRDHAFGAMGRERVISLVRPENVASAAVAKKIGMQVEGEVPFRGDVVDLWALAKPS; from the coding sequence ATGCGCGAGCTCGAGACCGATCGGCTGCTCCTGCGGCCGCTGACGCCCGACGACCTCCCCTGGATCGCCGAGCTCTACGCCGACCCCGAGATCGGCCGGTGGCTGGGCGGCACGCGCACGCGCGCCCAGGCCGCCGAGAGCCTCGACCGCATGTGGAACCTGTTCCGCGAGCAGGGCTTCGGGCTCATGGCCGCGGTGGAGAAGCTCACCGGGCAGTGCATCGGCCGGTGCGGCTACCTCGTGCAGAGCGTCGAGGGCCGCCAGGAGCTGGAGCTGGCGTGGGCGATCGCGCGCGAGCGGTGGGGGCGCGGCTTTGCGACGGAGGCCGCGGCGGCGTTGCGCGACCACGCGTTCGGCGCGATGGGGCGAGAGCGGGTGATCTCGCTGGTGCGCCCCGAGAACGTTGCGTCGGCCGCGGTGGCGAAGAAGATCGGCATGCAGGTGGAAGGCGAGGTGCCCTTCCGCGGCGACGTGGTGGATCTCTGGGCGCTCGCGAAACCTTCCTGA
- a CDS encoding serine/threonine protein kinase, with amino-acid sequence MPRCPSCQKEVAPKTSVCPDDGTPIPEGLEGKILGERYRVTRELGEGGMGRVYLAEHVILGKQLAVKVLREEYSRLPDLVKRFQLEAVAASQIGQENIVDVNDFGQTPDGSFYFVMEYVPGRSLAQLIDKNGAVPVARAMPVLLQITKALGAAHSRGIIHRDLKPDNVLVTRKPDGSEHAKVLDFGISKVGEGPQNARITQVGMVVGTPHYMAPEQATGGAVDLRVDIYALGILAYEMLTGKVPFDGESSLAILLKHQKDVPVPPRESRPDLDIPERLEKLVLRCLEKDRGNRPQSMGEVGRELAACMVESGVTSGPTPLVMAAIPAQARATNARGNARPDSKEDAAKRVSTEIGPSSVERDDATPPMPDSAVEPAPAPTTKPERKPQIRIGDSMPGSGPHHETDPVQRQLVAEQKSKRGMLIGIIALLFLGILGGVGALALHTGKPEVETAKVDVTPKAPAPAPAPPTPAPAPPVVATAPAPTPAPAPTPEPAPAPKERAKPSRQTVLLTSTPTGAQVLGDHGTALGHTPMKLELAAGESKIVKLQASGYQDRQAMVHAGDEKLDLQLEKLAAAASKPAAPASSPEADPYGKVDDLKKNPYGP; translated from the coding sequence ATGCCGCGCTGTCCGTCCTGCCAGAAAGAGGTCGCACCCAAGACCTCGGTGTGCCCCGATGACGGCACGCCCATCCCCGAGGGGCTCGAGGGCAAGATCCTCGGCGAGCGCTACCGGGTCACCCGCGAGCTCGGCGAGGGCGGCATGGGCCGCGTGTACCTCGCCGAGCACGTGATCCTGGGCAAGCAGCTCGCCGTGAAGGTGCTGCGCGAGGAGTACTCGCGGCTGCCGGATCTGGTGAAGCGCTTCCAGCTCGAGGCCGTCGCCGCGAGCCAGATCGGCCAAGAGAACATCGTCGACGTCAACGACTTCGGCCAGACGCCCGACGGCTCCTTCTACTTCGTCATGGAGTACGTGCCGGGCCGGAGCCTGGCGCAGCTCATCGACAAGAACGGCGCGGTGCCCGTGGCGCGCGCCATGCCCGTGCTCCTCCAGATCACCAAGGCGCTGGGCGCGGCGCACTCGCGCGGGATCATCCACCGCGATCTCAAGCCCGACAACGTGCTCGTCACGCGCAAGCCGGACGGCAGCGAGCACGCCAAGGTCCTCGACTTCGGCATCTCCAAGGTCGGCGAAGGCCCTCAGAACGCGCGCATCACGCAGGTGGGCATGGTCGTCGGCACGCCGCACTACATGGCGCCGGAGCAGGCCACGGGCGGCGCGGTGGATCTGCGCGTCGACATCTATGCGCTCGGCATCCTCGCGTACGAGATGCTGACGGGAAAAGTTCCCTTCGACGGCGAGAGCTCGCTCGCCATCCTCCTCAAGCACCAGAAAGACGTGCCCGTTCCGCCCCGCGAGTCGCGGCCCGACCTCGACATTCCCGAGCGGCTCGAGAAGCTGGTGCTGCGCTGCCTGGAGAAGGATCGCGGCAATCGTCCGCAGAGCATGGGCGAGGTGGGGCGCGAGCTCGCGGCGTGCATGGTGGAGTCCGGCGTGACCAGCGGCCCGACGCCGCTGGTGATGGCCGCGATTCCCGCGCAGGCGCGCGCCACCAACGCGCGCGGCAACGCTCGGCCGGACTCGAAGGAAGACGCCGCCAAGCGCGTGTCGACCGAGATCGGGCCTTCGTCCGTGGAGCGCGATGACGCCACGCCGCCGATGCCCGATTCTGCCGTCGAGCCAGCGCCCGCGCCGACCACCAAGCCCGAGCGCAAGCCGCAGATCCGCATCGGCGACTCGATGCCCGGGAGCGGGCCGCACCACGAGACGGATCCCGTCCAGCGGCAGCTGGTGGCGGAGCAGAAGTCCAAGCGCGGCATGCTCATCGGCATCATCGCGCTGCTGTTCCTGGGCATCCTCGGCGGCGTGGGCGCGCTCGCGCTTCACACCGGCAAGCCCGAGGTGGAGACGGCCAAGGTCGACGTTACGCCGAAAGCCCCGGCCCCGGCCCCCGCGCCGCCGACGCCCGCACCGGCACCGCCGGTGGTCGCGACAGCACCGGCTCCGACGCCCGCCCCTGCCCCGACGCCTGAGCCTGCGCCAGCTCCCAAGGAGCGCGCCAAGCCGTCGCGCCAAACAGTCCTGCTCACGTCGACGCCCACGGGCGCGCAGGTCCTCGGCGATCACGGGACGGCGCTCGGCCACACGCCGATGAAGCTCGAGCTCGCAGCCGGCGAGAGCAAGATCGTGAAGCTCCAGGCCAGCGGCTACCAGGATCGGCAAGCGATGGTGCACGCCGGTGACGAGAAGCTGGATCTGCAGCTCGAGAAGCTCGCCGCGGCCGCGTCGAAGCCGGCGGCGCCAGCATCCTCGCCCGAGGCCGATCCCTACGGTAAGGTCGACGACCTCAAGAAGAACCCCTACGGCCCGTGA
- a CDS encoding metal-dependent hydrolase, with translation MFLAASALAAGAPPPAHPTGAPAGGHVGPVNAKPPPAGAPKGNAGGAGKAEVTWWGHAAFIVKSPGGAIIAIDPWLQNPRAPQGAPQPDALDAILVTHAHSDHVGNTLDLATKTQATVVGSYELIAQLGVAKGNGLNAGGSMRIKDVTITAVPAVHSSGYVANPADQTAKPVYGGAPLGYIIAIDHGTTLYHAGDTDYFAGMSYIAERFKPTVAMLPIGGQYTMDPMGAAYAAKALKVKTVVPMHFGTFPALSGTPADLTAAIKTVHATSKVEELQPGVATWL, from the coding sequence ATGTTCCTCGCCGCGTCGGCCCTCGCCGCGGGTGCTCCTCCGCCCGCTCACCCGACCGGTGCGCCCGCTGGAGGCCACGTTGGCCCGGTGAACGCCAAGCCTCCTCCGGCAGGCGCCCCGAAGGGCAACGCCGGTGGCGCGGGAAAGGCCGAGGTGACCTGGTGGGGCCACGCCGCGTTCATCGTGAAGAGCCCGGGCGGCGCCATCATCGCCATCGATCCCTGGCTGCAGAATCCGCGCGCTCCGCAGGGCGCCCCGCAGCCGGACGCGCTCGACGCCATCCTCGTCACCCACGCGCACTCCGACCACGTGGGCAACACGCTCGACCTCGCGACGAAGACGCAGGCAACGGTCGTCGGCTCGTACGAGCTCATCGCGCAGCTGGGCGTGGCCAAGGGCAACGGCCTCAACGCCGGCGGCTCCATGCGCATCAAGGACGTGACCATCACGGCCGTGCCCGCGGTGCACTCGAGCGGCTACGTGGCCAACCCGGCGGACCAGACCGCGAAGCCCGTCTACGGCGGCGCGCCGCTGGGCTACATCATCGCCATCGACCACGGCACGACCCTCTACCACGCGGGCGACACCGACTACTTCGCGGGCATGAGCTACATCGCCGAGCGCTTCAAGCCCACCGTGGCCATGCTGCCCATCGGCGGCCAGTACACCATGGACCCCATGGGCGCCGCGTACGCCGCCAAGGCCCTCAAGGTGAAGACCGTGGTGCCCATGCACTTCGGCACCTTCCCTGCGCTCTCGGGCACCCCGGCCGATCTGACCGCGGCCATCAAGACCGTGCACGCCACCTCGAAGGTCGAGGAGCTCCAGCCCGGCGTGGCCACCTGGCTGTAG